From one Lycium barbarum isolate Lr01 chromosome 6, ASM1917538v2, whole genome shotgun sequence genomic stretch:
- the LOC132599853 gene encoding uncharacterized protein LOC132599853, producing the protein MPEKSANLGWVMRSNSPKVLTMCVFLGILILWEIDSVSMDNSSGKFSPTFKDLSFTNIIQYYQYWVNTYQKLNQDFARKNLAPNKVEGKTINLTENQGNAPDFHLEMVTNLSHKEPKPRVHRWISAELEANYSSNLLTNWLAPGGEPCRESRTVDIKIPALDGRENIELSTGDIHEFVFHALDDSGKPHCLGGDYFETDIAGETWKSRPPIKDFGNGTYQFSLQVHPDFSGDYNLTIILLFRQYEGLRFWPERFVFDKVLRGIPVKFTKSSVKLPEISQCKKSDLVRDVWSGRWTRHAKNNSCLISNDGRYRCQEPNFPCQKPWCDGPLGSLESNGWVYSTHCSFKMFSNEEAWNCLKGRWIFWWGDSNHCDTVRNILNFILDVHDIKEVPRRVDLNISNPRNPSQTVRFTIIFNGHPNETYNNEGLNSLRDADYRELLKGYFSGHVVPDTIIMNSGLHDGLHWSNIRCFIEGVDYAASFWAEVFNGVRKRGLTPPEVIYRTTVAPGGTGRTLGSNPNKMEAFNGVVLDKFKTYGLVDNIIDNFDMTYPWHYDNRCNDGGHYGRAPAKLKWRDGQIGHQYFVDLMLGHVLLNALCAR; encoded by the coding sequence ATGCCTGAGAAATCTGCAAATTTGGGGTGGGTTATGAGGTCAAATAGCCCCAAGGTATTGACAATGTGTGTTTTTCTTGGAATCTTGATTTTGTGGGAGATTGATAGCGTCAGCATGGATAATAGTTCAGGAAAGTTTAGTCCTACCTTTAAAGATTTAAGCTTTACCAATATTATCCAATATTACCAGTATTGGGTGAATACTTACCAGAAACTCAACCAAGATTTTGCCCGAAAAAATCTGGCTCCTAATAAAGTCGAAGGAAAAACAATTAATTTGACTGAAAATCAAGGTAATGCTCCTGATTTCCATCTTGAAATGGTGACAAATTTGTCCCATAAGGAACCAAAACCAAGAGTTCATAGGTGGATTTCAGCTGAATTAGAGGCAAACTATTCATCAAATCTGCTGACTAATTGGTTGGCTCCAGGAGGTGAGCCATGTAGGGAATCAAGAACTGTGGATATAAAAATCCCTGCTTTGGATGGTCGTGAGAATATTGAGTTGTCAACTGGGGATATTCATGAGTTTGTTTTCCATGCATTGGATGATTCTGGGAAACCCCACTGTTTGGGTGGTGATTATTTTGAAACTGATATTGCTGGTGAAACATGGAAGTCTAGGCCTCCTATTAAAGATTTTGGCAATGGTACTTACCAGTTTTCCCTTCAAGTCCACCCTGATTTCTCTGGGGATTACAATCTCACAATCATCCTACTATTTCGACAATATGAAGGATTGAGGTTTTGGCCTGAAAGATTTGTATTTGACAAAGTTCTCCGCGGGATCCCAGTCAAATTCACCAAGTCCTCCGTTAAATTACCTGAAATATCTCAATGCAAGAAGTCAGATCTTGTTAGAGATGTGTGGTCAGGTCGATGGACTCGTCATGCCAAGAACAATAGCTGTCTAATTAGCAATGATGGGAGATACAGATGTCAAGAACCAAATTTTCCATGTCAAAAGCCATGGTGTGATGGTCCATTGGGGTCCTTGGAGAGCAATGGTTGGGTATATTCAACACATTGTTCTTTCAAGATGTTCTCAAATGAAGAAGCATGGAATTGTTTGAAGGGTCGCTGGATTTTCTGGTGGGGCGATTCAAATCACTGTGACACAGTGAGAAACATCCTTAATTTCATTTTAGATGTGCATGATATAAAAGAGGTTCCAAGAAGAGTTGATTTGAACATCAGCAACCCTAGGAATCCATCACAAACAGTTCGATTTACTATCATTTTCAACGGGCATCCTAACGAAACATACAATAATGAAGGCTTAAATTCATTGAGGGATGCTGACTATAGAGAACTTTTGAAAGGGTACTTCTCTGGGCATGTTGTTCCAGACACTATAATCATGAATTCGGGCTTACATGATGGACTGCATTGGTCTAATATTAGGTGTTTCATTGAAGGTGTTGACTATGCTGCATCATTCTGGGCTGAGGTGTTTAATGGGGTAAGGAAGAGAGGATTGACACCACCAGAAGTCATATATAGGACTACGGTCGCCCCTGGTGGAACTGGTAGAACATTAGGGTCCAATCCAAATAAAATGGAGGCCTTCAATGGGGTAGTCTTGGATAAGTTTAAGACATATGGTTTAGTTGATAACATCATTGATAATTTCGATATGACTTATCCATGGCACTATGACAACCGATGCAATGACGGGGGGCATTATGGCCGTGCTCCAGCCAAGCTGAAGTGGAGGGATGGCCAGATTGGGCACCAGTATTTTGTGGACCTTATGCTTGGTCATGTGTTGCTCAATGCATTATGTGCAAGATAG